The following proteins are co-located in the Pseudomonas fluorescens genome:
- a CDS encoding alpha/beta fold hydrolase — protein MKPARKLCLIAASLLILGTGTAMAGTVAPVKADNVVLVHGSWADGSSWSDVITRLQAAGLHVTAVQNPLTSVADDVAATNRVLDQQNGPTVLVGHSYAGSVISDAGANPHVSALVYVAARAPDANEDFVALSANYPSMPVRAGVVEHDGYLTLNQDAFLRYFAADVPRAKALELYAVQQPIAKSLFSGRTVNAAWHTKPSWYAVSSNDQTINPDLERFLAKRMNATTIELPSSHLSLVSHAREITDLILEASGRQP, from the coding sequence GGGTACCGGCACCGCCATGGCCGGCACCGTCGCACCGGTCAAAGCCGACAACGTGGTGCTGGTGCACGGTTCCTGGGCTGACGGCTCGAGCTGGTCAGACGTCATTACCCGCCTCCAGGCCGCCGGCCTGCACGTGACCGCCGTACAGAACCCGCTGACATCGGTTGCCGATGACGTCGCCGCGACCAATCGCGTACTCGACCAACAGAACGGCCCTACCGTGCTGGTCGGCCATTCTTACGCCGGTAGTGTGATCAGCGACGCCGGTGCGAACCCGCACGTCAGCGCCCTGGTGTATGTGGCAGCCCGTGCACCGGACGCCAACGAAGACTTCGTCGCCCTTTCCGCCAACTACCCGAGCATGCCCGTCCGCGCCGGTGTGGTTGAGCACGACGGCTACCTGACCCTGAACCAGGATGCCTTCCTGAGATACTTCGCCGCCGATGTGCCACGCGCCAAAGCGCTTGAGCTGTACGCCGTACAACAACCGATTGCCAAGAGCCTGTTCAGCGGCCGCACCGTCAATGCGGCCTGGCACACCAAGCCGTCCTGGTACGCCGTGTCGAGCAATGACCAGACCATCAACCCGGACCTGGAGCGATTCCTCGCCAAGCGCATGAACGCCACCACCATCGAGCTGCCGTCGAGCCACTTGTCGCTGGTGTCCCACGCCAGGGAAATCACTGACCTGATCCTCGAAGCGTCCGGCCGCCAGCCCTAA
- a CDS encoding heavy metal response regulator transcription factor, with amino-acid sequence MNILVVEDEPKAGNYLLNGLQELGYSVSLARDGVDGLHQALETPFDVIVLDVMMPKMDGWEVLRRLRKEADTPVLFLTARDDIADRIKGLELGADDYLIKPFSFAELVARLRTLTRRGPSREEEHLHIADLQIDVLKRRVTRAGTRITLTNKEFALLHLFATHQDQVLSRSMIASRVWDMNFDSDTNVVDVAVRRLRLKIDDPFQLKLIHSVRGIGYRFDIQP; translated from the coding sequence ATGAACATCCTCGTAGTCGAAGACGAACCCAAGGCCGGCAATTACCTGCTCAACGGCCTGCAGGAACTGGGTTACTCGGTAAGCCTCGCCCGGGACGGCGTGGACGGCTTGCACCAGGCGCTGGAAACGCCGTTCGACGTAATCGTGCTGGATGTGATGATGCCAAAAATGGACGGCTGGGAAGTGCTGCGCCGCCTGCGCAAGGAGGCTGACACACCGGTCCTGTTCCTGACCGCCCGCGATGACATTGCCGACCGTATCAAAGGCCTGGAACTGGGTGCTGATGATTACCTGATCAAGCCGTTTTCCTTCGCCGAGCTGGTCGCCCGGTTACGCACCCTGACCCGCCGCGGCCCCAGTCGCGAAGAAGAGCACCTGCACATTGCCGACCTGCAAATCGATGTACTGAAACGCCGGGTCACGCGGGCCGGTACACGCATTACCCTGACCAATAAGGAGTTCGCCCTGCTGCACCTGTTCGCCACCCACCAGGATCAGGTGCTGTCACGTTCGATGATCGCCTCGCGGGTCTGGGACATGAACTTCGACAGCGACACCAATGTGGTCGATGTCGCCGTACGACGCTTGCGCCTGAAAATCGATGACCCGTTCCAGCTCAAGTTAATTCACAGCGTGCGGGGCATTGGCTACCGCTTCGACATACAGCCATGA
- a CDS encoding DUF2790 domain-containing protein encodes MKLFILGFSALLATGSVFAADTTPATNVIHDKTGFFVHLDVDKVLSSTDTYGQCGIVPARLDYLDHQGREHVLDYQVQGIGCASDN; translated from the coding sequence ATGAAACTGTTTATCCTCGGCTTCAGCGCCCTACTTGCCACCGGCTCAGTGTTCGCGGCCGACACAACCCCCGCCACCAACGTGATCCACGACAAGACCGGTTTCTTCGTGCACCTGGATGTCGACAAAGTGCTGTCGAGCACCGACACCTACGGCCAGTGCGGTATCGTCCCCGCCCGCCTCGATTACCTGGACCATCAGGGTCGCGAACACGTGCTGGACTATCAGGTTCAAGGCATTGGCTGCGCCAGTGATAATTGA